Proteins encoded in a region of the Mesoflavibacter profundi genome:
- the trpS gene encoding tryptophan--tRNA ligase, producing the protein MARILTGIQSTGTPHLGNILGALQPAIALANDNKNESFLFIADMHSLTQIKDAKTLRQNTYSTAATWLAFGLDIEKTVFYRQSDVPQCTELSWYLSCFFPYQRLTLAHSFKDKADRLEDVNAGLFTYPMLMAADILLYDAEIIPVGKDQLQHIEMTRDVASRFHAKMGDTFVLPEGKIEEHTKLIPGTDGAKMSKSKGNIIDIFLPEKKLRKQIMSIQTDSTPLELPKDWSTCNCFAIYSLLASENEIETMKANYENGNYGYGHAKQALYELVLSTFKTQRESYNYYMDNLDKVDEALAIGAEKAKKVADQVLDRVRKKVGY; encoded by the coding sequence ATGGCAAGAATATTAACAGGTATACAAAGTACAGGAACACCACATTTAGGTAATATTTTAGGCGCATTACAACCTGCAATTGCATTAGCAAACGATAATAAAAACGAATCTTTTTTATTTATAGCAGATATGCACTCTTTAACCCAAATTAAAGATGCTAAAACACTACGTCAAAACACTTATTCTACAGCTGCAACTTGGTTAGCGTTTGGTTTAGACATAGAAAAAACAGTGTTTTATAGACAAAGTGATGTGCCGCAATGTACAGAGTTATCTTGGTATTTAAGCTGTTTTTTTCCGTATCAAAGATTAACACTAGCGCACAGTTTTAAAGATAAAGCAGATCGATTAGAAGATGTTAATGCTGGTCTTTTTACATATCCAATGCTAATGGCTGCAGATATTTTACTTTACGATGCCGAGATTATTCCTGTTGGTAAAGATCAATTACAACATATAGAAATGACTAGAGATGTTGCGTCTAGATTTCATGCTAAAATGGGAGATACATTTGTTTTACCTGAAGGAAAAATTGAAGAACACACAAAATTAATTCCTGGTACAGATGGCGCTAAAATGAGTAAAAGTAAAGGAAACATTATCGACATATTTTTACCCGAAAAAAAATTACGCAAACAAATTATGTCTATCCAAACAGATAGTACTCCTTTAGAATTACCTAAAGACTGGAGCACTTGTAATTGCTTTGCTATTTACAGTTTGTTAGCTTCTGAAAATGAAATTGAAACCATGAAAGCCAACTACGAAAACGGAAATTATGGTTATGGTCACGCTAAACAAGCCTTATATGAGCTAGTTTTAAGCACTTTTAAAACGCAAAGAGAAAGCTATAATTACTACATGGATAATTTAGATAAAGTAGATGAAGCTTTAGCAATTGGAGCAGAAAAAGCAAAAAAAGTAGCAGACCAAGTTTTAGACCGTGTTAGAAAAAAAGTAGGCTATTAA
- a CDS encoding lysophospholipid acyltransferase family protein: protein MKIFKYIFWVLYRVWFYILVGLPIIVLFPFLFFSILKEAWYPYFFKLARFWARFILLGMGMPTRIEYLEKPIPKKSYMFIANHTSMIDIMLMLVAVKNPFVFVGKAELAKIPLFGFFYKRTCILVDRGDAESRKKVFIRAQKRLKQGLSICIFPEGLVPEEDIDLAPFKDGAFRLAINHKIPIVPLTFADNKKRFSYTLFSGGPGVLRATMHPFIPTSHLSINETKTLNEQARLVILNQLQLFKA from the coding sequence ATGAAAATATTTAAATATATATTTTGGGTTTTATACCGTGTTTGGTTTTATATACTGGTTGGTTTACCAATTATTGTATTGTTTCCTTTTTTGTTTTTTTCTATTTTAAAAGAAGCTTGGTATCCTTATTTTTTTAAGTTAGCAAGGTTTTGGGCAAGGTTTATTCTATTAGGAATGGGCATGCCTACAAGGATAGAATACTTAGAAAAACCTATACCTAAAAAAAGCTATATGTTTATCGCTAACCATACGTCTATGATAGACATTATGCTTATGTTAGTAGCGGTAAAAAATCCTTTTGTGTTTGTAGGTAAAGCAGAGTTAGCTAAAATACCTTTGTTTGGTTTTTTCTATAAACGTACGTGTATTTTAGTTGATCGTGGTGATGCCGAAAGCAGAAAAAAAGTATTTATAAGAGCACAAAAAAGATTAAAGCAAGGATTAAGTATATGTATTTTTCCTGAAGGATTAGTACCAGAAGAAGATATAGATTTAGCACCTTTTAAAGATGGTGCTTTTAGATTAGCAATAAACCATAAAATACCAATAGTGCCTTTAACATTTGCAGATAATAAAAAACGATTTTCTTATACTTTGTTTAGTGGTGGACCAGGTGTTTTAAGAGCTACGATGCATCCATTTATACCGACTTCGCATTTAAGTATTAATGAAACCAAAACTTTAAACGAACAGGCTAGATTGGTTATATTAAATCAGTTACAATTATTTAAAGCTTAA
- a CDS encoding HU domain-containing protein, with protein sequence MQLETYISDLLYRYDCVTVPEFGAFLTQRKSAEVHETTNAFYPPKKMLSFNEQIQNNDGLLAKYIADVEKIPFEIATQNIAMRVKSLKSYLTEGETLTFENIGDLTLNSIGKIEFTPSYHLNYLTDAFGLSQYVSPSITREVYKEDVTTLEKEVPTIAITTQKRKSKSYLKYAAVAIIALGLSGFGVNNYYKNIENHNQIAQEEANNQLEDQIQEATFVISNPLPAVTLNVSKQAGNFHVVAGAFRVEENSDKKVNQLRNLGYKARKIGTNKFGLHQVVYGSYSTREEAIKVLNTVRTSSNKDAWLLIKQLD encoded by the coding sequence ATGCAATTAGAAACCTACATAAGCGATTTATTATACCGTTACGATTGTGTTACTGTACCAGAATTTGGTGCATTTTTAACACAACGTAAATCGGCAGAAGTACACGAGACTACAAATGCATTTTATCCTCCAAAAAAGATGTTATCTTTTAACGAGCAAATACAAAATAATGATGGTTTGTTAGCAAAGTACATTGCAGATGTAGAAAAAATTCCGTTTGAAATTGCTACGCAAAATATAGCCATGCGCGTTAAATCATTAAAATCTTATTTAACAGAAGGTGAAACACTAACTTTTGAAAATATTGGTGATTTAACATTAAATAGTATTGGTAAAATTGAATTTACGCCATCTTACCATTTAAACTATTTAACAGATGCATTTGGTTTATCGCAATACGTGAGTCCTTCTATAACAAGAGAAGTTTACAAAGAAGACGTTACCACTTTAGAAAAAGAAGTACCAACAATTGCTATTACTACTCAAAAACGTAAGAGTAAATCTTATTTAAAATATGCAGCAGTAGCAATAATAGCTTTAGGACTTAGTGGTTTTGGTGTAAACAACTATTATAAAAACATAGAAAATCACAACCAAATAGCACAGGAAGAAGCTAACAATCAACTAGAAGATCAAATACAAGAAGCTACATTTGTAATTAGTAATCCATTACCAGCTGTTACTTTAAACGTTAGTAAACAAGCAGGAAATTTTCATGTTGTAGCTGGCGCTTTTAGAGTAGAAGAAAATTCTGATAAAAAAGTTAATCAACTAAGAAATTTAGGTTACAAAGCAAGAAAAATAGGTACTAACAAATTTGGTTTACACCAAGTTGTTTACGGAAGCTATTCTACAAGAGAAGAAGCTATTAAAGTTTTAAATACTGTAAGAACTTCTAGCAATAAAGACGCTTGGTTGCTTATCAAACAATTAGACTAA
- a CDS encoding acyl-CoA thioesterase, whose amino-acid sequence MTPKTAENSKTTLTDLVLPSETNPLNNLFGGELLARMDRAASISARRHSRRIVVTASVNHVAFNRAVPLGSVVTVEAKVSRAFKSSMEIYIDVWIEDRESGERTKANEAIYTFVAVDETGRPVNVPELIPETKLEKERFAAALRRKQLSLVLAGKMQPKDATELKALFE is encoded by the coding sequence ATGACTCCTAAAACTGCAGAAAACTCTAAAACCACATTAACAGATTTAGTATTACCTAGTGAAACTAATCCCTTAAATAATCTTTTTGGAGGCGAATTACTAGCGCGTATGGATCGTGCTGCAAGTATAAGTGCAAGACGCCATAGTAGACGTATTGTTGTAACTGCGTCTGTTAATCACGTAGCGTTTAATAGAGCTGTACCTTTAGGAAGTGTTGTAACTGTAGAAGCTAAAGTCTCTAGAGCCTTTAAAAGCTCTATGGAAATTTATATTGATGTATGGATTGAAGATCGCGAGTCTGGAGAACGTACAAAAGCTAACGAAGCCATTTACACCTTTGTAGCAGTTGATGAAACTGGAAGACCTGTAAATGTTCCAGAATTAATCCCTGAAACTAAATTAGAAAAAGAACGTTTTGCTGCTGCTTTAAGACGTAAACAATTAAGCTTAGTGTTAGCTGGTAAAATGCAACCCAAAGATGCTACAGAGCTAAAAGCATTATTTGAATAG
- the dprA gene encoding DNA-processing protein DprA, which yields MNEDQLLYILALQHVSKVGDTTAKKLINHCGCAEAVFKEKKSNLLKIDGIGQILLNEIFKSNHLEAANTELKFIKDNEIKYHYFTDDTYPENLKHCIDSPILLFSTGHINLNNKHIISVVGTRKITTAGIAFCENLIEELAIYNPIIVSGFAYGTDITAHKAALKHNLQTIGCLAHGLNQIYPKTHKKYVADVEHNGGFFSDFWSSHTFDRNNFLKRNRIIAGISQATIVIESAEKGGSLVTADIANSYNRDVFAVPGRITDTQSVGCNNLIKHQKAHLLSTPLDIPYLLDWKLEDYKQKPIQQELFIELTEEETVIYNYLKEQNKVLLDVIAIDCKIPTYKLVGILLTMELKGVIRPLPGKLFEAI from the coding sequence ATAAACGAAGATCAGCTTTTATATATATTGGCCTTACAACACGTTTCTAAAGTAGGAGATACTACAGCTAAAAAGCTAATTAATCATTGCGGATGTGCAGAAGCTGTATTTAAAGAGAAAAAATCTAACCTACTTAAAATTGATGGTATTGGTCAAATTTTATTAAACGAAATTTTTAAATCAAACCATCTAGAAGCTGCAAATACAGAGTTAAAATTTATAAAAGATAATGAGATTAAATACCATTATTTTACAGACGATACTTATCCTGAAAACTTAAAGCATTGTATAGATAGTCCTATTTTATTATTCTCTACAGGACATATTAATTTAAACAATAAGCACATAATTAGCGTTGTTGGAACTAGAAAAATAACAACTGCGGGAATTGCTTTTTGCGAAAATTTAATTGAAGAACTAGCAATTTATAATCCAATAATAGTTTCTGGATTTGCATATGGTACAGATATTACAGCACACAAAGCAGCTTTAAAACACAATTTACAAACTATAGGTTGTTTAGCACATGGCTTAAATCAAATTTACCCAAAAACACATAAAAAGTATGTGGCAGATGTAGAGCATAATGGTGGTTTTTTCTCAGATTTTTGGAGTAGTCATACATTTGACCGTAATAATTTTTTAAAAAGGAATAGAATTATTGCCGGTATTAGTCAAGCTACAATTGTAATAGAATCTGCAGAAAAAGGTGGTAGTTTAGTCACTGCAGATATAGCTAATTCTTACAATAGAGATGTGTTTGCTGTACCTGGTCGTATTACAGATACACAAAGTGTTGGATGCAATAATTTAATAAAACATCAAAAAGCACATTTATTATCTACACCTTTAGATATTCCTTATTTATTGGATTGGAAGTTAGAAGATTATAAGCAGAAACCTATACAGCAAGAATTATTTATAGAATTAACAGAAGAAGAAACAGTAATTTATAATTACTTAAAAGAACAAAATAAGGTCTTATTAGATGTAATTGCTATAGATTGTAAAATACCAACTTATAAGTTAGTAGGTATATTGTTAACTATGGAATTAAAAGGTGTTATTAGACCTTTACCAGGCAAACTATTTGAAGCCATATAA
- a CDS encoding murein hydrolase activator EnvC family protein, producing the protein MMKLRRILNTTITLLFVLGITLAQAQTTKKDQLEARRIELRKEIEKINSLLFSNQSKKKSQTALIEDLNYKLSVTNNLIKVTNQQANLLTRSIANNQKEITQLRDELSILKENYAKTIQKSYKNKSEQSRVMFLLSSENFRQAYKRLQYMNQYAKVQQKQAEDIKVKAKKLQDLNLGLVKQKEEKDKLIAENKVIQKQLEADRKQHESVMADIKKDLSKYASQIKDKQKEVNKIDQEIDRIIKAEIAKSNKKAGKTSTYESGFALTAEAKLVAADFLNNKGKLPWPVEKGVVRLRYGKQRSLIDPKLEIQSNGVRIATERAAKVRAVFKGTVLAVMVQKTSNPVVLIQHGNYITAYGNLQRVFVKKGDEISTKQEIGEVFTDSEGETMLKFSIYKNNASQNPAEWIYKM; encoded by the coding sequence ATGATGAAGTTACGCCGCATTTTAAATACAACAATTACGCTATTATTCGTACTAGGCATAACTTTGGCGCAAGCACAAACTACCAAAAAAGACCAACTAGAAGCAAGACGAATAGAATTACGAAAAGAAATAGAAAAAATAAATTCATTATTATTTTCTAATCAAAGTAAAAAGAAAAGTCAAACTGCTTTAATAGAAGATCTAAATTACAAATTAAGCGTAACCAATAACTTAATTAAAGTCACCAATCAGCAAGCTAATTTGTTAACTAGATCAATAGCTAATAATCAAAAAGAAATCACGCAATTGCGTGACGAGCTTTCAATTTTAAAAGAAAATTACGCAAAAACCATTCAAAAAAGTTATAAAAATAAAAGCGAGCAAAGTCGTGTGATGTTTTTACTGTCTTCAGAAAATTTTAGACAAGCCTATAAGCGTTTGCAGTATATGAACCAATACGCAAAAGTGCAACAAAAACAAGCCGAAGATATTAAAGTAAAAGCCAAAAAGCTTCAAGATTTAAATTTAGGATTAGTTAAGCAAAAAGAAGAAAAAGACAAGTTAATTGCAGAAAATAAAGTAATCCAAAAGCAATTGGAAGCCGACAGAAAGCAACACGAATCTGTTATGGCAGACATAAAAAAGGATCTAAGTAAATACGCTTCTCAAATTAAAGACAAACAAAAAGAAGTAAATAAAATAGATCAAGAAATAGATAGAATTATTAAAGCCGAAATAGCTAAATCTAACAAAAAAGCAGGTAAGACTTCTACTTACGAATCTGGTTTTGCACTAACTGCAGAAGCAAAATTAGTAGCAGCAGACTTTTTAAACAATAAAGGAAAATTACCTTGGCCAGTAGAAAAAGGTGTTGTTAGATTACGTTATGGTAAGCAACGCTCCTTAATAGATCCTAAGTTAGAAATACAAAGTAATGGTGTAAGAATAGCTACAGAAAGAGCTGCTAAAGTAAGAGCAGTTTTTAAAGGAACAGTTCTTGCAGTTATGGTACAAAAAACAAGTAATCCTGTTGTTTTAATCCAACACGGTAATTATATCACAGCTTACGGTAATTTACAAAGAGTATTTGTAAAAAAAGGTGACGAAATTTCTACAAAACAGGAGATAGGCGAAGTCTTTACCGATAGTGAAGGAGAGACTATGCTTAAGTTTAGTATTTATAAAAATAACGCTTCACAAAATCCAGCAGAGTGGATTTATAAGATGTAA